From one Streptomyces sp. NBC_01478 genomic stretch:
- a CDS encoding VOC family protein yields the protein MDMTLEVILLPVSDVDRAKAFYQDKVGFHVDLDGEVMEGVRIVQLTPPGSGCSIALVDGLQVPTGTPQPGTYHGMQLCVQDAKAAYDELTARGLEVSEPVQFAPQDGATFMYFKDPDGNGWAIQEYRKRATEPLHQVLAQLAGPQQ from the coding sequence ATGGACATGACCCTCGAAGTGATCCTGCTGCCCGTCTCGGACGTGGACCGGGCCAAGGCGTTCTACCAGGACAAGGTCGGCTTCCATGTCGATCTCGACGGTGAGGTGATGGAGGGCGTGCGGATCGTGCAGCTCACGCCGCCGGGGTCCGGGTGTTCCATCGCCCTCGTGGACGGGTTGCAGGTGCCCACCGGTACCCCGCAGCCCGGGACGTACCACGGCATGCAGTTGTGCGTGCAGGACGCGAAGGCGGCCTACGACGAGCTGACCGCGCGCGGGCTCGAGGTCAGTGAGCCGGTGCAGTTCGCGCCGCAGGACGGGGCGACGTTCATGTACTTCAAGGACCCGGACGGCAACGGCTGGGCGATCCAGGAGTACCGGAAGCGGGCGACCGAGCCGCTGCACCAGGTGCTGGCTCAACTGGCGGGGCCGCAGCAGTAG
- a CDS encoding alkaline phosphatase family protein, which translates to MASALAFSAAAVGVWTGFGTVSAAHAATVVPTPDHVVVVVMENHAYSQVIGSSSAPYINSLATGGAALTQSYGITHPSQPNYFALFSGSTQGITSDSCYTAGFSSAANLASEVTAAGGSWASYNETLPSQGSTTCSSGTYARKHNPWFGFSNVATSTAKTFTQFPTDYTALPDLSFVTPNLCSDMHDCSVATGDTWLKNNLGAYATWAKTHNSLLVVTFDEDNLLSGNRIPTVFYGQPVKAGSTSSTTYNHYNLLRTLEDSQGLTTHAGNAASAADITGIWAS; encoded by the coding sequence GTGGCGTCCGCGCTCGCCTTCTCGGCAGCCGCCGTCGGGGTCTGGACCGGCTTCGGCACCGTCTCGGCCGCGCACGCCGCGACCGTGGTGCCGACCCCGGACCACGTCGTCGTGGTGGTGATGGAGAACCACGCCTACAGCCAGGTCATCGGCTCCTCCAGTGCCCCCTACATCAACTCGCTCGCGACCGGCGGCGCCGCCCTCACCCAGTCGTACGGGATCACCCACCCGAGCCAGCCGAACTACTTCGCCCTGTTCTCCGGCTCCACCCAGGGCATCACCAGCGACAGTTGCTACACGGCCGGCTTCTCCTCGGCCGCGAACCTCGCCTCCGAGGTGACCGCCGCGGGTGGCAGTTGGGCGAGCTACAACGAGACGCTGCCGAGCCAGGGTTCGACGACGTGCAGCAGCGGCACCTACGCGCGTAAGCACAACCCGTGGTTCGGCTTCTCGAACGTCGCGACGTCCACGGCGAAGACGTTCACGCAGTTCCCGACGGACTACACGGCCCTCCCCGACCTCTCCTTCGTCACCCCCAACCTGTGCAGCGACATGCACGACTGCTCGGTGGCGACCGGTGACACCTGGCTGAAGAACAACCTCGGCGCGTACGCCACGTGGGCCAAGACCCACAACAGCCTGCTCGTCGTCACCTTCGACGAGGACAACCTGCTCAGCGGCAACCGCATCCCGACGGTCTTCTACGGCCAGCCGGTGAAGGCCGGTTCGACGTCCTCGACCACGTACAACCACTACAACCTGCTGCGGACCCTGGAGGACTCCCAGGGCCTGACCACCCACGCGGGCAACGCGGCCTCGGCCGCCGACATCACCGGCATCTGGGCGTCCTGA
- a CDS encoding MFS transporter has product MYVADSRANAGSTTASTTGTPARVSAVVAPTVFALGAVSLITDVSSEMVTAVLPLYLVTGLGLSPLGFGLLDGIYNGFSALVRLVGGHLADRGGGRHKWVAGVGYAVSAACKPLLLLAHTLTPIGLILAADRTGKGLRTAPRDALISLSSTPENRGRAFGVHRAMDTAGALLGPLVAFLILRATVDGYDAVFTVSFCVAVVGVLVLVLFVPGSSSTAAPRTEKAVRERVVGERAVGEKAVRPTLRAAFALLARRDLRRITVCALLLGLATVSDSFVYLLLQRRLGVPDRWFALLPLGTAAAFLLLAVPLGRLADRVGRWQVFLAGHGALLTAYALLLTSWHGTALPYAVLLLHGAFYAATDGVLMAAASDSVPEELRSSGLALVQTGQAAARFVCSLGFGAAWTLWGDRTALMASAVALAGCAAFALTLRPGRSVPEPVS; this is encoded by the coding sequence ATGTACGTGGCGGACAGCCGCGCCAACGCCGGAAGCACCACCGCGAGTACTACGGGTACTCCGGCGCGGGTGTCCGCCGTGGTCGCCCCCACGGTCTTCGCCCTCGGCGCGGTCAGCCTGATCACCGACGTGTCGTCCGAGATGGTGACCGCGGTCCTCCCGCTGTACCTGGTGACGGGCCTGGGCCTCTCCCCACTGGGCTTCGGTCTCCTGGACGGCATCTACAACGGCTTCTCGGCCCTAGTCCGCCTGGTCGGCGGTCACCTCGCCGACCGGGGCGGCGGCCGGCACAAGTGGGTAGCGGGCGTGGGCTACGCCGTCTCGGCGGCCTGCAAGCCTCTCCTCCTGCTCGCCCACACCCTCACTCCCATCGGTCTGATCCTCGCCGCCGACCGCACGGGCAAGGGCCTGCGCACGGCACCGCGCGACGCGCTGATCTCCCTCTCCTCCACCCCGGAGAACCGGGGTCGTGCCTTCGGGGTACACCGCGCGATGGACACGGCGGGCGCGCTGCTCGGCCCGCTGGTGGCGTTCCTGATCCTCCGGGCGACGGTGGACGGCTACGACGCGGTGTTCACGGTGAGCTTCTGCGTGGCGGTGGTCGGCGTCCTGGTGCTGGTGCTGTTCGTGCCGGGATCGTCGTCAACTGCCGCGCCCCGCACGGAGAAAGCCGTACGGGAGAGGGTCGTAGGGGAAAGGGCCGTAGGGGAGAAGGCTGTACGCCCCACCCTCCGCGCCGCCTTCGCCCTCCTCGCCCGCCGCGACCTGCGCCGTATCACCGTCTGCGCACTCCTCCTCGGCCTCGCGACGGTCAGCGACTCCTTCGTCTACCTGCTGCTGCAACGGCGCCTCGGCGTCCCCGACCGCTGGTTCGCGCTGCTGCCGCTGGGCACGGCGGCGGCGTTCCTGCTGCTGGCCGTACCACTGGGCCGGCTCGCGGACCGTGTCGGCCGCTGGCAGGTGTTCCTGGCGGGCCACGGAGCCCTCCTCACGGCGTACGCCCTCCTACTCACCTCCTGGCACGGCACGGCCCTCCCCTACGCCGTCCTCCTCCTGCACGGCGCCTTCTACGCGGCGACCGACGGCGTGCTGATGGCGGCGGCCTCGGACAGCGTGCCGGAGGAACTGCGGTCGTCGGGGCTGGCGTTGGTGCAGACGGGCCAGGCGGCGGCGCGGTTCGTGTGCTCGCTGGGCTTCGGTGCGGCGTGGACGCTGTGGGGCGACCGTACGGCGCTCATGGCGTCGGCGGTGGCGCTGGCGGGCTGCGCGGCGTTCGCCCTGACGCTCCGCCCCGGCCGATCAGTCCCGGAGCCCGTCTCATGA
- a CDS encoding TolB family protein, whose translation MTLRSRILVLLAAVAVLAAVATASVLHASARSERRNETQPGGPKITAGRITLTDPDRMVFRNMAWGPHRDELTTVPASNPAGPRIASGLKCLRFYASSGTGVCLQAVHGTVTDTYRALILDAHLKETARYDVPGIPSRARVSPTGHFAAWTAFVGGDSYAGTNFSTRAAIVDTRTGHLIPSLESFRILKDGHIYHAADVNFWGVTFAADDRTFYATLATKGSTYLVRGDLHTRTVTTIHTNVECPSLSPDGTRIAFKKRVKGLPKDAPWHLYVLDLRTMRETPLAESRSVDDQAVWRDDHTVVYAMPGDYGADLYSVPANGTGKPRRISTAAVSPAYVD comes from the coding sequence ATGACCCTGCGCAGCCGCATCCTGGTCCTCCTCGCCGCCGTGGCCGTACTCGCCGCAGTGGCCACGGCCTCGGTCCTGCACGCGTCCGCCCGGTCCGAGCGGCGGAACGAGACCCAGCCCGGCGGCCCGAAGATCACGGCGGGCCGGATCACCCTGACCGACCCCGACCGCATGGTGTTCCGCAACATGGCATGGGGCCCACACCGCGACGAACTCACCACGGTCCCGGCGTCGAACCCCGCCGGCCCCCGCATCGCCTCGGGCCTCAAGTGCCTGCGCTTTTACGCGAGTTCGGGCACCGGAGTCTGCCTCCAGGCGGTCCACGGCACGGTCACGGACACCTACCGCGCGCTGATCCTCGACGCCCACCTCAAGGAGACGGCCCGCTACGACGTCCCCGGCATCCCCTCCCGCGCCCGGGTCTCCCCCACGGGCCACTTCGCCGCGTGGACGGCATTCGTCGGCGGCGACTCCTACGCCGGCACGAACTTCTCGACGCGAGCGGCGATCGTCGACACCAGGACGGGCCATCTGATCCCGTCCCTGGAGTCCTTCCGCATCCTCAAGGACGGACACATCTACCACGCGGCCGACGTCAACTTCTGGGGCGTGACCTTCGCGGCGGACGACCGCACGTTCTACGCGACGCTGGCGACGAAGGGCAGCACATATCTGGTGCGGGGCGACCTGCACACCCGCACGGTCACCACGATCCACACCAACGTCGAATGCCCGTCCCTGTCCCCCGACGGCACGAGGATCGCCTTCAAGAAACGCGTGAAGGGCCTCCCGAAGGACGCCCCGTGGCATCTGTACGTACTCGACCTCCGCACGATGCGCGAAACCCCGCTGGCGGAGTCGAGAAGCGTGGACGACCAGGCGGTGTGGAGGGACGACCACACGGTCGTCTACGCGATGCCCGGGGACTATGGGGCGGACCTGTACAGCGTCCCTGCGAACGGCACGGGAAAGCCGCGGCGCATCAGCACCGCGGCGGTGTCTCCCGCGTACGTCGACTAG
- the glnA gene encoding type I glutamate--ammonia ligase encodes MDKQQEFVLRTLEERDIRFVRLWFTDVLGFLKSVAVAPAELEQAFDEGIGFDGSAIEGFARVYESDMIAKPDPSTFQVLPWRAEAPGTARMFCDILMPDGSPSFADPRYVLKRALAKTSDLGFTFYTHPEIEFFLLKDRPLDGSRPTPADNSGYFDHTPQNVGMDFRRQAITMLESMGISVEFSHHEGAPGQQEIDLRYADALSTADNIMTFRLVMKQVALEQGVQATFMPKPFSEHPGSGMHTHLSLFEGDRNAFYESGSEYQLSKVGRSFIAGLLKHAGEISAITNQWVNSYKRIWGGSERTAGAGGEAPSYICWGHNNRSALVRVPMYKPGKTGSARVEVRSLDSGANPYLAYALLLASGLKGIEEGYELPPGAEDDVWALSDAERRAMGIEPLPQNLGEALTLMERSDLVAETLGEHVFDFFLRNKRQEWEEYRSEVTAFELRKNLPVL; translated from the coding sequence ATGGACAAGCAGCAGGAGTTCGTGCTCCGGACACTGGAGGAGCGCGACATCCGGTTCGTACGGCTGTGGTTCACGGACGTGCTGGGCTTCCTCAAGTCCGTCGCCGTGGCCCCCGCCGAGCTGGAACAGGCCTTCGACGAGGGCATCGGCTTCGACGGCTCCGCGATCGAGGGCTTCGCCCGGGTCTACGAGTCCGACATGATCGCCAAGCCGGACCCCTCCACCTTCCAGGTCCTGCCGTGGCGCGCGGAGGCACCCGGCACGGCCCGCATGTTCTGCGACATCCTCATGCCGGACGGCTCCCCGTCCTTCGCGGACCCGCGGTACGTGCTCAAGCGCGCCCTCGCCAAGACCTCCGACCTGGGTTTCACCTTCTACACCCACCCGGAGATCGAGTTCTTCCTCCTGAAGGACCGCCCCCTGGACGGCTCGCGCCCGACGCCCGCCGACAACTCCGGCTACTTCGACCACACCCCGCAGAACGTGGGCATGGACTTCCGCCGCCAGGCGATCACCATGCTGGAGTCGATGGGCATCTCGGTGGAGTTCTCCCACCACGAGGGCGCACCGGGCCAGCAGGAGATCGACCTCCGCTACGCCGACGCGCTCTCCACGGCGGACAACATCATGACCTTCCGCCTGGTCATGAAGCAGGTCGCGCTGGAGCAGGGCGTGCAGGCGACGTTCATGCCGAAGCCGTTCTCGGAACACCCGGGCAGCGGCATGCACACGCACCTCTCCCTCTTCGAGGGCGACCGGAACGCGTTCTACGAGTCGGGCTCGGAGTACCAGCTCTCCAAGGTCGGCCGCTCCTTCATCGCGGGCCTGCTGAAGCACGCGGGGGAGATCTCCGCGATCACCAACCAGTGGGTCAACTCCTACAAGCGCATCTGGGGCGGCTCCGAGCGCACGGCCGGCGCCGGCGGCGAGGCCCCCTCGTACATCTGCTGGGGCCACAACAACCGCTCGGCCCTGGTCCGCGTCCCGATGTACAAGCCCGGCAAGACGGGTTCGGCACGGGTCGAGGTCCGATCCCTGGACTCGGGCGCGAACCCGTACCTGGCCTACGCCCTCCTCCTCGCCTCCGGCCTCAAGGGCATCGAAGAGGGCTACGAACTCCCCCCGGGCGCCGAGGACGACGTCTGGGCCCTCTCCGACGCGGAACGCCGCGCGATGGGCATCGAGCCCCTGCCCCAGAACCTGGGCGAGGCCCTGACCCTGATGGAGCGGAGCGACCTGGTCGCCGAGACGCTGGGCGAGCACGTCTTCGACTTCTTCCTGCGCAACAAGCGGCAGGAGTGGGAGGAGTACCGCTCCGAGGTGACGGCGTTCGAGCTTCGGAAGAACTTGCCGGTGCTGTAG
- a CDS encoding DUF3105 domain-containing protein, with translation MGSAKNTGSAARKARIEEMRRAEQSRERRGRIVKIAASAVVVAGLVVGGVAVVHAQSGKKDSSASDSKGGGSGHFVAGADGVNTWKGTLGRTHVTGTLNYPMHPPVGGNHNPVWLNCNGNVYTKAVKDENAVHALEHGAVWVTYNKKASAADVKALADKVKTTPYSLMSPYDSQKDPIMLSAWGHQRTVKSASDPAVNTFFEKFVQGSQTPEPGASCTGGTM, from the coding sequence ATGGGTTCCGCCAAGAACACCGGTTCCGCGGCGCGCAAGGCGCGCATCGAGGAGATGCGGCGCGCCGAGCAGTCCCGCGAGCGGCGCGGCCGGATCGTGAAGATCGCGGCGAGCGCGGTGGTCGTCGCCGGTCTCGTCGTCGGCGGGGTCGCCGTCGTGCACGCGCAGTCCGGCAAGAAGGACAGCTCCGCGAGCGACTCCAAGGGCGGCGGTTCGGGGCACTTCGTCGCCGGCGCGGACGGTGTGAACACCTGGAAGGGGACGCTGGGCCGCACCCATGTCACCGGCACGCTGAACTACCCGATGCACCCGCCGGTGGGCGGCAACCACAACCCGGTCTGGCTGAACTGCAACGGGAACGTCTACACCAAGGCCGTCAAGGACGAGAACGCGGTGCACGCGCTGGAGCACGGCGCGGTCTGGGTGACGTACAACAAGAAGGCCTCGGCGGCCGACGTCAAGGCGCTGGCGGACAAGGTGAAGACGACGCCGTACTCGCTGATGAGTCCGTACGACAGCCAGAAGGACCCGATCATGCTGTCGGCGTGGGGGCACCAGCGGACCGTGAAGAGCGCGAGCGACCCGGCCGTCAACACGTTCTTCGAGAAGTTCGTGCAGGGCAGCCAGACTCCCGAGCCGGGTGCCTCGTGCACCGGCGGGACGATGTGA
- a CDS encoding DUF305 domain-containing protein has protein sequence MRAYVGWVAGAAAAVLVAGGAITYAVAEDGGGSGSSNSRTPAADSADAGFARDMAVHHQQAVEMSYIVRDRTKNVEVRRLAYDIAQTQANQRGMLLGWLDLWGLPKVSADPPMTWMGMGDMASGKDGSLMPGMATNSELTKLNSLSGKPAEVFFLQLMTDHHKGGIHMAEGCVDKCRVGVEKRLAQGMVDAQQSEIQLMADMLKERGAKARS, from the coding sequence GTGAGGGCGTACGTCGGGTGGGTCGCGGGTGCCGCGGCCGCCGTACTGGTCGCGGGCGGCGCGATCACCTACGCGGTCGCCGAGGACGGCGGCGGCAGCGGTTCGAGCAACTCCCGTACTCCTGCGGCCGATTCGGCGGACGCCGGGTTCGCGCGGGACATGGCGGTCCATCATCAGCAGGCCGTCGAGATGTCGTACATCGTCCGGGACCGTACGAAGAACGTGGAAGTACGGCGCCTTGCATACGACATCGCGCAGACGCAGGCCAACCAACGGGGCATGCTGCTGGGCTGGTTGGACCTGTGGGGGCTGCCGAAGGTGTCCGCGGACCCGCCGATGACCTGGATGGGCATGGGCGACATGGCGTCCGGCAAGGACGGCTCGCTGATGCCCGGGATGGCGACCAACTCCGAGCTGACGAAGCTGAATTCACTGAGCGGCAAGCCCGCCGAGGTGTTCTTCCTGCAGCTCATGACGGACCATCACAAGGGCGGTATCCACATGGCCGAGGGGTGTGTGGACAAGTGCCGGGTGGGGGTGGAGAAGCGACTGGCGCAGGGAATGGTCGACGCGCAGCAGTCGGAGATCCAGTTGATGGCCGACATGCTCAAGGAGCGTGGCGCAAAAGCGCGTTCGTAA
- a CDS encoding S53 family peptidase, with protein MAATLPMIAGALALGIPAAHAADSPGRDTLAGTKPAWATAKADKGATSDSSQVSARVYLAGRNASGLAAYAKSVSDPSSALYGKYLSAAQVQQRFGATTAQVTAVKSWLKSAGLKVTGTTQHYVTVSGDVAAVEKAFSTSLHNYSKGSKTYRAPSKTASAPDSLNGAVLTVTGLDNAPHKANHDDALPGPTAVFKNSGPFSSYYGSNTATTLPSAYGKKIPYAVQGYTGKQLRAAYGAGKYTGKGVRVAITDAYASPTIAFDAATYAKNHGDKKYSTSQLKQVLPSDYTQTEACDASGWYGEETLDVEAVHAVAPDANITYVGAASCFDDDLLDSLSKVVDNHLADIVSNSWGDIEANQTPDLAAAYDQVFQLGAVEGIGFYFSSGDNGDEVANTGTKQVDTPANSAWVTAVGGTSLAVGKGDKYLWETGWGTEKAALSADGKSWTSFPGAFTSGAGGGTSKTVAEPFYQKGVVPNALATANSATGNRVVPDISAIADPNTGFKVGQTQTFPDGSVQYSEYRIGGTSLASPVIAAVQALAQEARGGKAIGFANPSIYAKYGSKAYHDVTDNPTGSGLAVARVDFANTVDATDGLLTSVRSLGKDSSLSAVKGYDDVTGVGTPADGYVQSFVRSQGHR; from the coding sequence ATGGCAGCGACACTGCCCATGATCGCCGGTGCACTGGCGCTCGGCATACCCGCGGCGCACGCCGCGGACAGCCCGGGCCGGGACACGCTCGCGGGCACCAAGCCCGCGTGGGCGACGGCCAAGGCGGACAAGGGAGCGACCTCCGACAGCTCCCAGGTCTCCGCCCGGGTCTACCTCGCCGGCCGGAACGCGTCCGGCCTCGCGGCGTACGCCAAGTCCGTCTCGGACCCGAGTTCGGCCCTGTACGGCAAGTACCTGAGCGCCGCTCAGGTGCAGCAGCGCTTCGGCGCCACGACGGCCCAGGTGACCGCCGTCAAGTCCTGGCTGAAGTCCGCCGGGCTGAAGGTCACCGGCACCACGCAGCACTACGTCACGGTCTCCGGTGACGTGGCCGCGGTCGAGAAGGCGTTCAGCACCTCGCTGCACAACTACTCGAAGGGCTCGAAGACCTACCGCGCCCCGTCGAAGACCGCCTCCGCGCCGGACAGCCTCAACGGTGCCGTCCTGACCGTGACCGGTCTGGACAACGCCCCGCACAAGGCGAACCACGACGACGCGCTGCCGGGTCCGACCGCGGTGTTCAAGAACTCGGGGCCGTTCTCCTCGTACTACGGCTCCAACACCGCGACCACGCTGCCGTCGGCGTACGGCAAGAAGATCCCGTACGCCGTCCAGGGTTACACCGGCAAGCAGTTGCGGGCGGCCTACGGCGCCGGCAAGTACACGGGCAAGGGCGTGCGCGTCGCCATCACCGACGCCTACGCCTCGCCGACGATCGCCTTCGACGCGGCCACCTACGCGAAGAACCACGGCGACAAGAAGTACAGCACCAGCCAGCTCAAGCAGGTGCTCCCCTCGGACTACACGCAGACCGAGGCCTGTGACGCGTCCGGCTGGTACGGCGAGGAGACCCTCGACGTCGAGGCCGTGCACGCGGTGGCGCCGGACGCGAACATCACGTACGTGGGTGCCGCGTCCTGCTTCGACGACGATCTGCTCGACTCGCTCAGCAAGGTCGTCGACAACCACCTGGCCGACATCGTCTCCAACTCGTGGGGCGACATCGAGGCCAACCAGACCCCGGACCTCGCGGCCGCCTACGACCAGGTGTTCCAGCTCGGCGCGGTCGAGGGCATCGGCTTCTACTTCTCCTCCGGTGACAACGGCGACGAGGTCGCCAACACCGGTACGAAGCAGGTCGACACCCCGGCCAACTCGGCGTGGGTGACGGCGGTCGGCGGTACCTCGCTGGCGGTCGGCAAGGGCGACAAGTACCTGTGGGAGACCGGCTGGGGCACCGAGAAGGCCGCGCTGTCGGCCGACGGCAAGAGCTGGACCAGCTTCCCCGGCGCCTTCACCTCGGGCGCGGGCGGCGGCACCAGCAAGACCGTGGCCGAGCCCTTCTACCAGAAGGGTGTCGTCCCGAACGCGCTCGCCACGGCCAACAGCGCCACCGGCAACCGCGTCGTTCCGGACATCTCGGCGATCGCCGACCCGAACACCGGTTTCAAGGTCGGCCAGACGCAGACCTTCCCGGACGGGTCCGTGCAGTACAGCGAGTACCGGATCGGCGGCACCTCGCTCGCCTCCCCGGTGATCGCGGCGGTCCAGGCCCTGGCCCAGGAGGCGCGCGGCGGCAAGGCGATCGGTTTCGCCAACCCGTCGATCTACGCCAAGTACGGCTCGAAGGCCTACCACGACGTGACCGACAACCCGACGGGCTCCGGCCTGGCGGTGGCGCGCGTGGACTTCGCCAACACCGTCGACGCCACCGACGGCCTGCTGACCTCGGTCCGCAGCCTCGGCAAGGACAGCTCGCTGTCCGCGGTGAAGGGCTACGACGACGTGACCGGCGTGGGCACGCCCGCGGACGGCTACGTCCAGTCGTTCGTCCGCTCGCAGGGTCACCGCTGA
- a CDS encoding NAD(+) synthase — protein sequence MPPLNFWSIYQHGFARVAACTGHTVIADPHANAEAVLRHARRCSEEGVAVAVFAEMGLCGYSIEDLILQDVLLDQVEEALQEVVTGSADLLPVLVVGAPLRHRNRIYNCAVLVHRGRVLGVVPKSYPPNYREFYERRQIADGADERGGSIQLGGESVPFGVDLLFAAQDVPSLVLHAEICEDMWVPVPPSAEAALAGATVLVNLSGSPITVGRAEDRKLLCRSASARCLAAYVYAAAGLGESTTDLSWDGQAMVYENGVLLAETDRFPLGDEYAVADVDLDLLRQERQRMGTFDDNRRTHRARTADFRTVSFELAPPLTDLGLRRRLERFPFVPADAERLAQDCYEAYNIQVEGLQQRLAAIGGPKVVIGVSGGLDSTHALIVAARAMDRAGRPRSDILAWTLPGFATSDHTKDNAHALMRAIGVTAAELDITPTARLMLKEMGHPFASGEPVYDITFENVQAGLRTDYLFRLANQRNGIVLGTGDLSELALGWSTYGVGDQMSHYNVNSGVPKTLIQHLIRWVVSSDQFDEETGKILTAILDTEISPELVPGEEMQSTESKIGPYALHDFTLFHVLRYGFRPSKIAFLAWHAWHEAGGGAWPPGFPEEKRVAYDLPEIRRWLEVFCRRFFGFAQFKRSAMPNGPKVSAGGSLSPRGDWRAPSDGSATAWLRDLERFD from the coding sequence GTGCCTCCACTGAACTTCTGGTCGATCTATCAGCACGGCTTCGCCCGCGTCGCCGCCTGCACGGGCCACACCGTGATCGCGGACCCGCACGCCAACGCCGAAGCCGTCCTGCGCCACGCCCGCCGGTGCTCCGAGGAGGGCGTCGCGGTCGCCGTCTTCGCGGAGATGGGCCTGTGCGGCTACTCCATCGAGGACCTGATCCTCCAGGACGTACTCCTGGACCAGGTCGAGGAGGCGCTCCAGGAGGTGGTGACCGGCTCGGCAGACCTGCTGCCGGTCCTGGTCGTCGGCGCCCCGCTGCGCCACCGCAACCGGATCTACAACTGCGCGGTCCTGGTGCACCGGGGCCGCGTCCTGGGCGTCGTACCGAAGTCGTATCCCCCGAACTACCGCGAGTTCTACGAACGCCGCCAGATCGCCGACGGCGCCGACGAGCGCGGCGGTTCGATCCAACTGGGCGGCGAGAGTGTGCCGTTCGGGGTGGACCTGCTGTTCGCGGCGCAGGACGTACCGTCCCTCGTGCTGCACGCGGAGATCTGCGAGGACATGTGGGTGCCGGTGCCGCCGAGCGCCGAGGCCGCCCTGGCGGGTGCGACGGTGCTCGTCAACCTCTCCGGCAGCCCGATCACGGTCGGCCGCGCCGAGGACCGCAAACTGCTGTGCCGCTCGGCGTCCGCGCGCTGCCTCGCCGCGTACGTCTACGCGGCGGCCGGTCTCGGCGAGTCGACGACGGACCTGTCCTGGGACGGCCAGGCGATGGTCTACGAGAACGGTGTGCTGCTGGCCGAGACGGACCGCTTCCCGCTGGGCGACGAGTACGCGGTGGCGGACGTCGACCTCGACCTGCTGCGGCAGGAACGGCAGCGGATGGGCACGTTCGACGACAACCGGCGGACGCATCGGGCACGGACGGCCGACTTCCGCACGGTTTCCTTCGAACTGGCCCCGCCGCTCACGGACTTGGGACTCCGCCGGCGTCTGGAGCGCTTCCCGTTCGTACCGGCCGACGCGGAGCGGCTCGCGCAGGACTGCTACGAGGCGTACAACATCCAGGTCGAGGGCCTTCAGCAGCGGCTCGCGGCGATCGGCGGCCCCAAGGTCGTCATCGGGGTCTCCGGCGGCCTCGACTCCACGCACGCGCTGATCGTCGCCGCGCGCGCGATGGACCGCGCGGGGCGTCCGCGCAGCGACATCCTGGCCTGGACGCTGCCCGGTTTCGCGACCAGCGACCACACCAAGGACAACGCGCACGCGCTGATGCGGGCGATCGGCGTGACCGCGGCGGAGCTGGACATCACGCCGACCGCGCGCCTGATGCTGAAGGAGATGGGCCACCCCTTCGCCTCCGGCGAGCCGGTCTACGACATCACCTTCGAGAACGTCCAGGCGGGCCTGCGCACGGACTACCTGTTCCGCCTCGCCAACCAGCGCAACGGCATCGTGCTCGGCACGGGTGACCTTTCCGAGCTGGCGCTGGGCTGGTCCACGTACGGCGTCGGCGACCAGATGAGCCACTACAACGTCAACTCCGGCGTACCGAAGACCCTGATCCAGCACCTCATCCGCTGGGTGGTCAGCAGCGACCAGTTCGACGAGGAGACCGGCAAGATCCTCACCGCGATCCTCGACACGGAGATCAGCCCGGAGCTGGTACCGGGCGAGGAGATGCAGTCCACGGAGTCGAAGATCGGCCCGTACGCGCTGCACGACTTCACGCTGTTCCATGTGCTGCGGTACGGGTTCCGGCCGTCGAAGATCGCGTTCCTGGCGTGGCACGCGTGGCACGAGGCGGGGGGCGGGGCCTGGCCTCCCGGCTTCCCGGAGGAGAAGCGGGTGGCGTACGACCTGCCCGAGATCCGGCGGTGGCTGGAGGTGTTCTGCCGGCGCTTCTTCGGGTTCGCGCAGTTCAAGCGGTCGGCGATGCCGAACGGGCCGAAGGTTTCGGCGGGCGGGTCGTTGTCGCCTCGGGGGGACTGGCGGGCGCCGTCCGACGGGTCGGCCACGGCTTGGCTGCGGGATCTGGAGCGGTTCGACTAG